A genomic window from Clostridiaceae bacterium includes:
- a CDS encoding glycerophosphodiester phosphodiesterase codes for MNKSKIIAHRGASKYAPENTIAAFKKAMELGSDGIELDVQLSSDGHIVVIHDEKLERTSNGSGLVKDKTLKELRELDFGSWFSPEFKGETIPTLTEIMELLQDWEGLLNIEIKSGPVIYPEIEEKVVSLVNKFSNKNRVIISSFNHYSLVKIKKIDPDIKTGILYVAGLYEPWTYAKKLDAYAIHPLFYNIVPEVVFGCLENGISINTYTVDDPYMIKRISEIGVQGIITNVPDVALNAIN; via the coding sequence TTGAACAAATCAAAGATTATAGCCCACAGAGGTGCTTCCAAGTATGCTCCTGAAAACACTATTGCAGCCTTTAAAAAGGCTATGGAATTGGGTTCTGATGGTATAGAACTTGATGTTCAGCTGTCATCAGATGGGCATATTGTGGTAATACACGATGAAAAGCTTGAAAGAACCAGCAACGGAAGCGGTTTGGTAAAGGATAAAACTTTGAAAGAATTGAGAGAACTTGATTTTGGCAGCTGGTTTTCACCGGAATTCAAAGGAGAGACTATTCCGACACTGACTGAGATAATGGAATTACTGCAGGATTGGGAAGGCCTCCTAAATATTGAAATAAAATCCGGTCCAGTCATTTATCCTGAAATTGAAGAAAAGGTTGTAAGTCTTGTAAATAAATTTTCTAATAAAAACCGTGTAATTATATCCTCATTTAACCATTATAGCCTGGTAAAAATCAAGAAAATTGATCCGGATATAAAAACAGGAATATTGTATGTAGCAGGTTTGTATGAACCATGGACCTATGCAAAAAAACTGGATGCCTATGCCATTCATCCTCTTTTTTACAATATTGTTCCTGAAGTGGTTTTTGGATGCCTAGAAAATGGAATTTCTATTAATACATATACCGTAGATGATCCTTACATGATTAAAAGGATATCTGAAATAGGTGTTCAAGGAATAATTACCAATGTGCCTGATGTAGCCTTAAATGCCATTAATTAA